A window from Flammeovirgaceae bacterium encodes these proteins:
- a CDS encoding inorganic phosphate transporter, producing the protein MSIYLVLICVLFSLAFIDLIVGVSNDAVNFLNSAIGSKVASFKTILIVASLGILLGASFSSGMMEVARKGIFNPAFFTFDKVMIVFLAVMLTDIILLDFYNTLGLPTSTTVSLVFALLGGALVTGLLIAFDNGYGFEKWVEIINYSSALTIVSGIFLSVFISFIVGAMVQHVSRIVFTFDFERNLKRYGAVFSGIAITTIIYFLLIKGVKGSTLVSPKQIDWILAHTWVIVVISLAFWSIAIQILMWWKRINPLKAVVLLGTFSLAMAFAGNDLVNFIGVSIAGLISFQSWAASNIPATEFNMAGLGLSVVTPSWILLLSGFIMVVTLWTSAKSRKVSETEVSLSRQDEGDERFKANFISRVLVGIAIGAGNVVEAIIPKPWRHSLSKRFAKNGTDNFDEKEKPSFDLIRASVNLLVSSILIAYATSKKLPLSTTFVTFMVAMGTSFADQAWGRESAVYRVAGVINVIAGWLTTALVAFTACGFFALILYKTGMVGVFALVAVAVFLLVRSHILFKRKAHEDESANQFLSGAVVDIQEVIDESKINTVKNLKTVMKVSTFSIKSLINENKDALVKSRKEIHKLRTQNEKLHNKIIKYVKKMEKGNVAAGRLYILVFDLVQDLYQSAQLLNEICANHVINLHSPPKKKYIQAFNNLMKDLATFITQSAEAIEHLRFDGHDDLEEQKNKLLHTINKKLEVMIKDIQNDDLGNRMAFLQTRILLETKDIVAVVHRMYLLYYEFVQHSITSSEKND; encoded by the coding sequence ATGAGCATATACCTGGTCCTGATCTGTGTCCTTTTTTCACTTGCTTTTATCGACCTGATCGTGGGGGTGAGCAACGATGCCGTAAATTTCCTCAACTCCGCCATTGGCTCCAAGGTGGCCTCCTTTAAAACAATACTTATAGTGGCCAGTTTGGGGATTTTATTGGGCGCTTCGTTCTCCAGCGGCATGATGGAGGTGGCGCGGAAGGGCATCTTCAACCCGGCCTTTTTTACCTTTGACAAGGTCATGATCGTGTTTTTGGCGGTCATGCTTACCGACATCATTCTGCTGGACTTTTACAACACCCTTGGCTTGCCTACCTCCACCACCGTATCGCTGGTGTTTGCCCTGTTGGGGGGCGCCCTCGTTACGGGTTTGCTCATCGCGTTCGACAATGGGTACGGTTTTGAGAAGTGGGTGGAGATCATCAATTATTCCAGTGCCCTTACCATAGTCTCGGGCATATTCCTCTCCGTGTTCATCTCCTTTATTGTGGGCGCCATGGTCCAGCATGTTTCGAGGATCGTGTTTACGTTCGATTTTGAACGCAACCTCAAAAGGTATGGCGCGGTTTTCAGTGGCATTGCCATTACCACCATTATATATTTCCTGCTTATAAAAGGCGTAAAGGGAAGTACCCTGGTAAGCCCAAAGCAAATAGATTGGATATTGGCCCACACCTGGGTGATCGTGGTGATATCCCTGGCCTTTTGGAGCATTGCCATACAAATATTGATGTGGTGGAAGAGGATAAACCCGCTGAAGGCCGTGGTGCTGTTGGGCACCTTTTCGTTGGCCATGGCTTTTGCCGGCAACGACCTGGTAAACTTTATCGGGGTATCCATAGCCGGATTGATTTCTTTTCAATCGTGGGCCGCTTCCAATATTCCCGCCACGGAATTCAATATGGCTGGCCTTGGGCTAAGCGTGGTTACCCCATCCTGGATATTGCTCTTAAGCGGCTTTATCATGGTGGTGACCCTGTGGACCAGTGCCAAGAGCCGGAAGGTAAGCGAGACAGAAGTCTCCCTCAGCCGCCAGGACGAAGGGGACGAGCGTTTTAAAGCCAATTTTATTTCACGCGTGCTGGTGGGCATTGCCATTGGCGCAGGCAATGTGGTAGAGGCCATAATCCCCAAGCCCTGGCGCCATTCACTATCGAAAAGGTTTGCAAAAAACGGGACCGACAACTTCGATGAAAAAGAAAAACCATCTTTCGACCTGATCCGTGCTTCTGTCAACCTACTGGTTTCCAGTATATTGATTGCCTATGCCACTTCCAAAAAGCTTCCGCTTTCCACCACGTTCGTTACCTTTATGGTGGCCATGGGCACCTCCTTTGCCGACCAGGCCTGGGGAAGGGAAAGTGCCGTGTACCGCGTGGCGGGCGTGATAAACGTGATTGCAGGATGGCTGACCACCGCACTGGTGGCCTTTACGGCTTGTGGGTTCTTCGCCCTCATCCTTTACAAAACCGGAATGGTGGGCGTGTTTGCATTGGTGGCGGTGGCCGTGTTCCTACTGGTACGCAGCCACATCCTTTTTAAAAGGAAAGCCCATGAAGATGAATCCGCCAACCAATTCCTTTCCGGTGCAGTGGTCGATATCCAGGAGGTAATAGATGAAAGCAAGATCAACACCGTAAAAAATTTAAAGACCGTAATGAAGGTATCGACCTTCAGCATTAAATCCCTTATCAATGAGAACAAGGACGCATTGGTAAAATCCAGAAAGGAAATCCACAAGCTGCGCACGCAGAACGAAAAGCTGCACAATAAGATCATCAAGTACGTAAAGAAAATGGAAAAGGGTAATGTGGCCGCGGGAAGGCTATATATCCTTGTGTTCGACCTGGTGCAGGACTTGTACCAGAGCGCACAACTGCTCAACGAAATCTGCGCCAACCACGTCATCAACCTTCACTCACCACCAAAAAAGAAATACATCCAGGCCTTTAACAACCTGATGAAGGACCTGGCCACGTTTATAACACAGAGCGCGGAGGCAATAGAGCATTTGAGGTTTGATGGCCATGATGACCTGGAAGAACAAAAGAACAAACTCCTGCACACCATCAATAAAAAACTGGAAGTGATGATAAAGGACATCCAAAATGATGACCTGGGCAACCGGATGGCCTTTTTGCAAACCAGGATATTGCTGGAAACCAAGGATATCGTTGCCGTAGTCCACCGCATGTACCTGCTCTACTATGAGTTTGTGCAACATTCCATCACCTCCTCCGAGAAAAACGATTAG
- a CDS encoding ligase-associated DNA damage response DEXH box helicase, with the protein MKDNLIAGKAWFKKRGWCPFPFQLEAWEAYLKGRSGVVNAPTGSGKTYSLVVPIILEALGDGGSPKRGLQAIWLTPIRALAKEIKYAAELAIAEMGLDWEVGVRSGDTPVGVRKRQKESPPQFLITTPESLHLLIAQKGYTEYFKGLKVVVADEWHELMGSKRGVQVELALSRIKSIATGLKVWGISATIGNMRESVQVLLGDYFSRKNHKIIRAAMEKDIRIQSIMPDDYGKVPWTGHIGTYLLDKVVEIIAQGTATLIFTNTRSFAEIWYQKLLDKAPGLSGLIAMHHGSISLELRGWVEEQLHLGKIKAVVCTSSLDLGVDFRPVETVIQIGSPKGIARFLQRAGRSGHRPGATSKIYYLPTHALELIEAAAIREALKEKIVEDRIPYVRSFDVLVQYLITLAVSEGFEPERIFREVRGTYSYSSLQKDEWDWLLRFINTGGAALAAYDEFRKVNFENGMFKVDNRRTAHRHRLSIGTIVGDTSLWVKYVSGKTLGSIEEYFISSLNKGDVFWFAGRNLELVRVKDMTAQVRRTKRKSGKVPSWQGGRMPLSSEMGGLIRHVIHEFKSGRAPSPEMKFLTPMLQLQESASLLPGKSQFLIECLASKEGFHVMMYPFEGRFVHEGMAALMAYRISRIKPITFSIAMNDYGFELLSDQEIPIGEAVETNMLGVENLKEDIMASINSVEMARRKFRDIAAIAGLVFKGFPGQRIKDRHLQSSSQLFFEVFHDHESHNLLLQQAFEEVMDFQLEESRLRRALERIARQKIVIKYPDRPTPFAFPIMVDRLREKLTSEKLEDRVRRMMVRYK; encoded by the coding sequence ATGAAAGACAACCTCATTGCCGGCAAGGCCTGGTTTAAGAAGAGGGGATGGTGCCCGTTCCCCTTCCAACTGGAAGCGTGGGAGGCCTACCTCAAGGGGCGAAGTGGGGTGGTCAACGCGCCAACCGGCAGTGGCAAAACGTATTCCCTGGTGGTGCCCATTATCCTGGAGGCCTTGGGGGACGGGGGCAGCCCCAAAAGGGGACTGCAGGCCATTTGGCTTACGCCCATCCGGGCGTTGGCCAAGGAAATAAAATATGCGGCTGAATTGGCCATTGCTGAAATGGGCCTCGACTGGGAGGTAGGGGTCCGGTCAGGGGATACCCCGGTGGGCGTGCGGAAAAGGCAGAAAGAATCGCCCCCGCAATTTTTGATCACCACCCCGGAAAGCCTGCACCTGCTGATCGCACAAAAGGGCTATACGGAATATTTCAAGGGGCTGAAAGTGGTGGTGGCCGATGAATGGCATGAGTTGATGGGGTCAAAGCGGGGTGTCCAGGTGGAGCTGGCGCTATCCAGGATAAAAAGCATTGCCACCGGCCTGAAGGTATGGGGCATCTCTGCCACCATCGGCAATATGCGGGAGTCTGTGCAGGTTTTGCTGGGGGATTATTTTTCAAGGAAAAACCATAAAATTATCAGGGCGGCCATGGAAAAGGATATTAGGATCCAGTCCATTATGCCCGATGACTATGGCAAAGTCCCCTGGACGGGGCATATTGGGACCTATTTGCTTGACAAAGTGGTGGAAATAATAGCGCAGGGCACGGCCACGCTGATTTTTACCAACACCCGTTCCTTTGCGGAAATATGGTACCAAAAATTGTTGGACAAGGCCCCGGGGCTTTCCGGGTTGATTGCCATGCACCATGGGTCGATCAGCCTGGAGTTGAGGGGATGGGTGGAGGAGCAGCTCCACTTGGGGAAAATCAAGGCCGTGGTCTGTACTTCAAGCCTGGACCTGGGCGTGGACTTTCGTCCGGTGGAAACGGTAATACAAATAGGGAGCCCAAAGGGCATCGCCCGGTTTTTGCAGAGGGCAGGCCGAAGTGGCCATCGGCCGGGTGCCACGAGCAAGATATACTATTTGCCCACCCATGCCTTGGAATTGATTGAAGCCGCGGCCATCCGCGAAGCCCTAAAGGAAAAGATAGTGGAAGACAGGATCCCGTATGTCCGCTCTTTTGACGTGTTGGTGCAATACCTGATTACCCTCGCGGTAAGCGAGGGGTTCGAGCCCGAAAGGATATTCCGGGAAGTGCGCGGCACGTATAGCTATTCGTCCCTTCAAAAGGATGAATGGGATTGGTTATTGCGTTTTATCAACACCGGGGGTGCGGCACTGGCGGCCTATGACGAGTTCAGGAAAGTAAATTTTGAAAACGGCATGTTCAAAGTGGACAACAGGAGAACGGCACACCGGCACCGGCTGTCCATAGGCACCATTGTGGGCGACACTTCATTGTGGGTAAAATATGTGTCGGGAAAAACCCTGGGTTCTATTGAGGAGTATTTTATTTCCAGCCTTAACAAGGGGGACGTATTTTGGTTTGCCGGGAGGAACCTTGAATTGGTGCGGGTCAAGGACATGACCGCGCAGGTGAGAAGGACGAAACGGAAATCGGGCAAGGTGCCTTCGTGGCAAGGTGGGCGCATGCCGCTCTCCTCCGAGATGGGCGGCCTCATCCGTCACGTCATCCATGAGTTTAAATCCGGGAGGGCGCCAAGCCCTGAAATGAAGTTCCTGACGCCCATGTTGCAACTTCAGGAGTCGGCTTCACTATTGCCGGGCAAAAGCCAGTTCCTGATCGAATGCCTCGCCAGCAAGGAGGGTTTTCATGTGATGATGTACCCTTTTGAAGGCCGGTTTGTGCACGAAGGCATGGCGGCACTCATGGCCTACCGGATTTCCAGGATCAAGCCCATCACTTTTTCCATTGCCATGAACGACTACGGTTTTGAGTTGTTGTCCGACCAGGAAATACCCATAGGGGAGGCGGTAGAAACGAACATGTTGGGCGTGGAAAACCTTAAGGAGGACATCATGGCCAGCATCAATTCCGTGGAGATGGCAAGGAGGAAATTCAGGGACATAGCCGCCATTGCGGGGCTGGTTTTTAAAGGGTTCCCCGGGCAACGCATTAAAGACAGGCATTTACAATCCTCTTCCCAGCTGTTTTTTGAGGTTTTTCATGACCATGAGTCGCACAACCTGCTGTTGCAACAGGCCTTTGAGGAGGTAATGGATTTCCAGTTGGAGGAATCGCGGCTAAGGAGGGCCTTGGAGCGGATTGCCCGCCAAAAGATCGTGATCAAATACCCTGACCGGCCTACGCCCTTTGCGTTTCCCATAATGGTGGACCGGCTGCGCGAGAAACTTACGTCCGAAAAATTGGAGGACAGGGTAAGGCGGATGATGGTGCGGTACAAATAG